One window from the genome of Chthoniobacterales bacterium encodes:
- a CDS encoding Gfo/Idh/MocA family oxidoreductase — MSGKLRAGVVGVGSMGWNHARIYSELGNAELAAVYDANPAAAERAVRKYGGAVASSLDDLIARCDAVSVAAPTNLHHEIVMKLLGAGRHVLVEKPIADNPAHAAEMADLARQRGLVLQVGHIERFNPALDALEQRLNRPRFLEVTRLSPYPGRSLDIGVVLDVMIHDLEIILHLVRSPVTSIDAVGVAVLSKSEDIASVRMHFANGCVANVTASRISMKKMREIRLFQEDAYLSLNYQKQTAKMYRLKDGKIVRERVAIEKGEPLLRELRHFVDCARAGVQPKVGGSEAVAALDLALQITRQIAERAPQLAA; from the coding sequence ATGAGCGGCAAACTTCGCGCGGGCGTTGTCGGTGTCGGGAGCATGGGATGGAACCACGCGCGAATTTACAGCGAGCTCGGCAACGCCGAACTCGCGGCTGTTTACGACGCGAATCCCGCCGCGGCGGAACGTGCCGTGCGCAAATACGGCGGAGCGGTCGCGTCTTCGCTCGACGATCTCATCGCACGCTGCGATGCGGTGTCCGTGGCGGCGCCGACGAATCTCCACCACGAAATCGTGATGAAGCTGCTCGGTGCCGGACGCCATGTGCTCGTCGAAAAACCGATCGCCGACAACCCGGCCCACGCCGCCGAAATGGCTGATCTCGCGCGCCAGCGCGGCCTTGTGCTCCAAGTCGGCCACATCGAGCGCTTCAACCCCGCACTCGACGCACTGGAGCAGCGCCTCAACCGTCCGCGTTTCCTCGAAGTCACGCGCCTCTCGCCCTACCCCGGACGCAGTCTCGACATCGGCGTGGTCCTCGACGTGATGATCCACGACCTCGAAATCATACTCCATCTCGTGCGCTCGCCGGTGACGAGCATCGACGCGGTCGGCGTCGCCGTCTTGAGCAAGAGCGAAGATATCGCCAGCGTGCGCATGCATTTTGCCAACGGATGCGTGGCCAACGTCACTGCCAGCCGCATCAGCATGAAAAAAATGCGCGAGATCCGCCTGTTCCAAGAAGACGCCTACCTCTCGCTCAACTATCAAAAACAAACGGCGAAGATGTATCGGCTGAAGGATGGAAAAATCGTCCGCGAACGCGTGGCCATCGAAAAGGGCGAACCCCTCCTGCGCGAACTCCGCCACTTCGTCGATTGCGCCCGCGCCGGCGTGCAACCGAAAGTCGGCGGCAGCGAAGCCGTCGCCGCCCTCGATCTCGCGCTGCAAATCACCCGCCAGATCGCCGAACGCGCACCTCAGCTGGCTGCCTGA
- a CDS encoding LpxI family protein, with the protein MSIPDPLLIIAGNGRYPFQLVAAARRAGVKRICVVGFHNETDPALAGEVDDIRWHHVGQLGKLLAYAKETGAKHAMMAGQIAPKNLFDLRPDFAALLLLAKLKERNAETLFGAVADSLDKAGVELLPATTFVGEFLAPEGHFAGPKPRRRTNEDIAFGLRIAKEVSRLDIGQTVVVRNGTVLAVEGFEGTNEAIKRGALLGRGQAVAVKVSKPDQDFRFDVPVVGPLTMEAGAQSGLSALAVEAGRTLLIDPERVQALAAEHKITLIGVRS; encoded by the coding sequence TTGAGCATACCTGACCCGCTCCTGATTATTGCCGGCAACGGCCGCTACCCGTTCCAGCTCGTTGCAGCCGCTCGTCGCGCCGGCGTGAAGCGGATTTGCGTCGTGGGATTCCACAATGAAACAGATCCTGCACTCGCGGGCGAAGTGGATGACATCCGCTGGCACCACGTGGGTCAGCTCGGCAAATTGCTTGCCTACGCCAAGGAAACCGGCGCCAAGCACGCCATGATGGCCGGCCAGATAGCGCCGAAAAATCTCTTCGATCTGCGACCCGACTTCGCCGCGCTTCTGCTGCTTGCGAAACTCAAGGAGCGCAATGCCGAAACGCTCTTCGGCGCGGTGGCCGACTCGCTCGACAAAGCGGGCGTCGAACTGCTCCCTGCCACCACTTTTGTCGGGGAGTTCCTCGCCCCGGAGGGACATTTCGCCGGCCCGAAACCGCGCCGCCGCACGAACGAAGACATCGCCTTCGGACTTCGCATCGCCAAGGAAGTCAGCCGTCTGGATATCGGGCAGACCGTTGTCGTCCGCAACGGCACCGTGCTCGCCGTCGAGGGTTTCGAGGGAACCAACGAGGCCATCAAGCGCGGCGCGCTCCTCGGTCGCGGCCAGGCCGTTGCCGTGAAAGTCTCGAAGCCGGACCAAGACTTCCGATTCGACGTCCCCGTGGTCGGTCCGCTCACCATGGAAGCCGGCGCGCAATCGGGCTTGTCCGCCCTCGCCGTCGAAGCCGGCCGCACCCTGCTCATCGACCCCGAGCGCGTGCAAGCGCTCGCGGCCGAACACAAAATCACCCTCATCGGAGTGCGGTCATGA